In one Acetobacter sp. genomic region, the following are encoded:
- the carA gene encoding glutamine-hydrolyzing carbamoyl-phosphate synthase small subunit — protein MSLSVEAIIERVGGPEKIAALTGVGTEAVRKWRQARAIPPKHWPVVARAAGISLDELQPETPSSSPPLPESPNRKQIMSEQRASSATEVPEGATAALVLADGTVFWGIGFGAAPADEALGEICFSTGMTGYQETLTDPSFAGQIITFTFPHIGNVGTNGEDDEALRVAARGLVVKQDLTEPANWRSTESLDAWLKERNVPGICGVDTRALTLRIRDGGPQTAVLVAVSNGQIDLDAAKAKAVAWPGLEGMDLAKTVTCAKPYTWSEGVWEWPSGTKPLPTKRRKVVAVDYGAKRNILRCLTAAGCDVTVVPATTSAEEILELKPEGVFLSNGPGDPAATAPYAVPAIRGVLDAGIPVFGICLGHQLLAQALGAKTYKLAQGHRGANQPVKDIETGKVEITSQNHGFAVDEKSLPNDVKVTHISLFDKSNEGIASTTLPAFSVQYHPEASPGPSDSFYLFERFVALIDKHGKAA, from the coding sequence ATGTCTCTGTCTGTCGAAGCCATCATTGAACGGGTCGGCGGCCCTGAAAAGATCGCAGCGCTGACTGGTGTCGGCACTGAAGCCGTGCGCAAATGGCGTCAGGCGCGGGCCATCCCGCCAAAGCACTGGCCCGTCGTGGCCCGGGCCGCAGGCATTTCGCTCGATGAGCTTCAGCCCGAAACACCTTCTTCTTCCCCGCCCCTTCCAGAGTCCCCTAACCGGAAACAGATCATGTCCGAACAGCGCGCAAGCTCAGCCACTGAGGTTCCGGAGGGAGCAACAGCCGCTCTCGTTCTCGCCGATGGCACAGTCTTCTGGGGGATCGGCTTTGGAGCCGCGCCGGCTGACGAGGCGCTCGGGGAAATCTGTTTCTCCACCGGCATGACCGGTTATCAGGAAACACTGACCGATCCGTCCTTTGCCGGGCAGATCATCACCTTCACTTTCCCTCATATCGGCAATGTCGGCACCAACGGCGAGGACGACGAAGCCCTGCGCGTGGCCGCCCGTGGCCTCGTGGTGAAGCAGGATCTGACGGAGCCGGCCAACTGGCGCTCGACGGAAAGCCTCGACGCCTGGCTGAAAGAGCGGAACGTGCCGGGCATCTGCGGCGTGGACACGCGTGCGCTGACTCTTCGCATCCGCGACGGGGGACCGCAGACCGCCGTGCTCGTAGCCGTCAGCAACGGTCAGATCGACCTCGACGCCGCCAAGGCGAAAGCTGTCGCATGGCCGGGTCTGGAAGGCATGGACCTCGCCAAGACCGTGACATGCGCCAAGCCTTACACATGGTCGGAAGGCGTGTGGGAATGGCCGTCCGGCACAAAGCCGCTGCCTACCAAGCGTCGCAAGGTTGTTGCGGTTGATTACGGCGCAAAGCGGAACATTCTCCGCTGCCTGACAGCTGCGGGCTGCGATGTGACAGTCGTTCCGGCAACGACATCCGCCGAAGAGATTCTCGAACTCAAGCCGGAAGGCGTATTCCTCTCCAATGGTCCCGGCGACCCGGCCGCCACGGCCCCCTACGCCGTTCCCGCCATTCGTGGTGTTCTCGATGCGGGCATTCCCGTGTTCGGTATCTGCCTCGGCCACCAGCTTCTCGCACAGGCGCTCGGCGCGAAGACCTACAAGCTCGCGCAGGGCCATCGCGGCGCAAACCAGCCCGTGAAGGATATCGAGACCGGCAAGGTCGAGATCACCAGCCAGAATCACGGTTTCGCCGTCGATGAGAAGTCGCTGCCGAACGATGTGAAAGTCACGCATATCAGCCTGTTCGACAAGTCGAACGAGGGCATCGCCTCCACCACGCTTCCCGCCTTCTCCGTGCAGTACCATCCGGAAGCCAGCCCCGGCCCGTCTGACAGTTTCTATCTTTTCGAGCGGTTCGTGGCGCTGATTGATAAACACGGAAAGGCCGCCTGA
- the rbsK gene encoding ribokinase, producing MPASRLILSFGSVNIDVTARGQRLPTPGETVHADSYTIGLGGKGANQAAAAARLGSGRAIQSALVGRIGADAFGAQARSSLETFGVELEALRTDGNAATGLALIGIDQQAENCITVVGGANLHVDEHDIQNAEHLFSRAAVLLLQLEVPVPAVLAAARKGRQAGARVILDPAPASTELLPDALWPLLDVITPNETETAALCGILPKSPEDADAATRLLLERGTKAVIIKMGARGVYWRTDSAKGFLPPFPVKAVDSVGAGDCFNAGLAVALADGLSFDAAVRVAAACGALAVTKHGAAEAAPEWNEVAALL from the coding sequence ATGCCAGCATCACGACTCATTCTCTCCTTCGGCAGCGTGAACATCGACGTCACGGCGCGAGGGCAACGCCTGCCCACTCCCGGGGAGACCGTTCATGCCGACAGCTACACAATCGGACTGGGAGGAAAGGGAGCCAATCAGGCCGCCGCCGCCGCTCGACTGGGGTCAGGCCGCGCCATTCAATCCGCTCTGGTGGGACGTATTGGAGCAGACGCCTTTGGCGCTCAGGCAAGAAGCTCACTGGAGACGTTCGGCGTTGAACTCGAAGCGCTGAGAACGGATGGGAACGCTGCAACAGGGCTGGCATTGATCGGCATTGATCAGCAGGCCGAAAACTGCATCACGGTCGTCGGCGGCGCAAACCTGCATGTCGATGAGCATGACATCCAGAATGCGGAACATCTGTTTTCACGGGCTGCGGTTCTGCTGCTGCAACTGGAAGTGCCAGTTCCGGCGGTTCTGGCAGCAGCCCGGAAAGGACGGCAGGCTGGAGCGCGCGTAATCCTTGACCCGGCCCCCGCATCAACAGAACTCCTTCCGGACGCTCTCTGGCCACTGCTTGATGTCATAACGCCCAATGAGACCGAAACGGCGGCCCTGTGCGGAATACTGCCGAAGTCCCCGGAAGATGCCGACGCCGCGACACGCCTCCTGCTCGAACGGGGCACAAAGGCCGTCATCATCAAAATGGGGGCCCGAGGCGTCTACTGGCGCACCGACAGCGCGAAGGGTTTTCTCCCGCCTTTTCCTGTCAAAGCCGTTGATTCGGTCGGCGCCGGAGACTGCTTCAATGCGGGTCTTGCCGTGGCTCTGGCTGACGGTCTGTCTTTTGACGCTGCCGTGAGAGTCGCAGCCGCATGTGGCGCACTGGCCGTCACAAAACACGGGGCTGCCGAAGCTGCCCCCGAATGGAACGAGGTCGCGGCGCTCCTGTAA
- a CDS encoding GatB/YqeY domain-containing protein translates to MTDIRARIAEDTKTAMKAGQKDRVTTLRMIGAKIKDVDIAARGQGKEALSDDDITATLRGMVKSRQESVKMYLEGGREDLAEKEQREIEVIREFLPPEMDEAALEEAVKAAVSETGAATMKDMGKVMGALKAKFGASLDLGRANGLVKAALST, encoded by the coding sequence ATGACCGACATTCGTGCGCGCATTGCCGAAGACACCAAGACCGCGATGAAGGCTGGTCAGAAAGATCGTGTCACCACGCTCCGCATGATCGGCGCCAAAATCAAGGACGTCGATATCGCCGCACGCGGGCAGGGCAAGGAGGCGCTTTCGGATGATGATATCACCGCCACGCTCCGCGGTATGGTCAAGTCTCGTCAGGAATCCGTGAAGATGTACCTTGAAGGCGGTCGGGAAGACCTTGCCGAAAAGGAGCAGCGTGAAATCGAAGTCATTCGCGAATTCCTGCCTCCGGAAATGGATGAGGCCGCACTTGAAGAAGCCGTGAAGGCCGCCGTCTCCGAGACAGGCGCCGCCACCATGAAGGACATGGGCAAGGTCATGGGCGCCCTGAAAGCCAAATTCGGCGCATCTCTCGACCTTGGGCGCGCAAATGGCCTCGTCAAGGCGGCACTCTCCACCTAA
- the dnaG gene encoding DNA primase → MSLDAAFLDELRARTPLAPLIGRRVKLTRSGRNWKGCCPFHGEKTPSFYVYDDHFHCFGCGAHGDAISFVMQIEGKGFPEAVETLAGEAGLSVPKPSPRAREEAARQKTLGDVLEAAQRIYTYDLHQPSGRSGLDYLRRRGLTDETIAAFGLGWASDRRNALVDALKSQGITPEAMAEAGLMRLDEQGRPKGELFWNRVTFPIRDRRGDLVSFGGRILGDGQPKYLNGPETALYSKRRLLFGFDRARPALRAARPRGALPVEALVVEGYMDVIALHQAGFTGAVAPLGTAMTPEQLEVLWQATPSPILCFDGDSAGRRAAVRAAETALPLISADRGLRICLLPEGEDPDSLLQRRGRDSVAALFAQARPLADMLFDLLSEGTPAQPTPEQRAALRSRLTQAAAKIEDKTLGGEYRSTLLDRFFQTYRQKRPAYGGGRSGKGGGPVLPDISLGTRAATPFSGDRGSLEKLTDLVLRYPWLAERVGDAWCRLVLPEDLTDLRAAIMMFVEDDQDAEGQFHSEDIHARLMQVLVVQGLSGKADAVIRASCSPTAERNPDPATADETPEMQWWHFYANVNRPEFEADVVRDTEAWTRNGMDPDEWDRLKSRIDALAALRRMEDGFS, encoded by the coding sequence ATGAGTCTTGACGCCGCCTTCCTTGACGAACTTCGTGCGAGAACGCCTCTCGCGCCCCTGATCGGTCGTCGCGTCAAGCTCACGCGTTCGGGTCGCAACTGGAAGGGATGCTGCCCCTTCCACGGCGAGAAAACCCCGTCCTTCTACGTTTACGACGACCATTTCCACTGTTTCGGGTGCGGCGCGCACGGCGACGCCATCTCCTTCGTCATGCAGATCGAAGGCAAGGGCTTCCCCGAGGCTGTGGAGACTCTCGCCGGAGAAGCGGGACTGAGCGTTCCCAAGCCCAGCCCTCGGGCCCGCGAGGAAGCCGCCCGGCAAAAAACTCTCGGCGACGTGCTTGAGGCCGCCCAACGTATCTATACTTACGATCTGCATCAGCCTTCCGGACGGTCCGGTCTCGATTATCTCCGCCGACGTGGTCTCACTGACGAAACCATTGCGGCTTTTGGTCTCGGCTGGGCCAGTGATCGTCGTAACGCCCTCGTGGACGCCCTCAAATCTCAGGGTATCACGCCGGAGGCGATGGCCGAGGCGGGGCTCATGCGTCTCGACGAGCAGGGGCGTCCGAAAGGCGAGCTGTTCTGGAACCGCGTGACGTTCCCCATCCGGGACCGACGCGGTGACCTCGTCTCCTTCGGAGGCCGTATCCTCGGCGACGGGCAGCCGAAATATCTCAACGGTCCCGAAACGGCGCTTTATTCCAAGAGGCGGCTTCTGTTCGGCTTCGATCGCGCCCGTCCCGCTCTCCGTGCGGCTCGCCCGAGGGGGGCGCTGCCAGTCGAGGCGCTGGTCGTCGAAGGTTATATGGACGTCATCGCGCTGCATCAGGCAGGGTTCACAGGGGCCGTCGCTCCGCTCGGAACCGCCATGACGCCAGAGCAGCTCGAAGTTCTCTGGCAGGCCACGCCGTCACCGATCCTCTGCTTTGACGGAGATTCCGCTGGTCGTCGCGCCGCCGTTCGTGCCGCCGAGACCGCGCTGCCTCTCATATCCGCGGATCGCGGTCTGAGGATATGCCTGCTTCCCGAAGGCGAAGACCCCGACAGTCTCCTTCAGCGACGTGGCCGTGACAGTGTCGCAGCGCTGTTCGCGCAGGCCCGTCCTCTGGCCGACATGCTGTTCGATCTGCTCTCCGAAGGCACGCCCGCGCAGCCAACGCCCGAGCAACGCGCCGCCCTCCGCAGCCGTCTTACGCAGGCCGCAGCAAAAATCGAGGACAAGACGCTTGGCGGTGAGTACCGCTCAACGCTTCTCGACAGGTTTTTTCAGACCTATCGGCAGAAGCGTCCCGCATATGGTGGAGGGCGGTCAGGGAAGGGCGGCGGTCCGGTTCTGCCCGACATCAGTCTGGGCACGCGGGCGGCGACACCTTTCAGTGGCGACAGGGGAAGTCTGGAGAAGCTGACGGATCTGGTGCTGCGGTATCCCTGGCTGGCTGAGCGTGTCGGGGATGCGTGGTGCCGTCTGGTGCTGCCGGAGGATCTGACCGATCTGCGCGCCGCGATCATGATGTTTGTGGAGGACGATCAGGATGCCGAAGGGCAGTTCCATTCCGAAGACATACATGCAAGATTGATGCAGGTTTTGGTGGTTCAGGGATTGAGCGGGAAAGCTGACGCTGTCATCAGGGCCTCCTGTAGTCCGACAGCAGAACGCAACCCCGATCCCGCGACGGCTGATGAGACGCCTGAAATGCAGTGGTGGCACTTTTATGCTAACGTCAACCGCCCGGAATTTGAGGCTGATGTGGTACGGGATACCGAGGCCTGGACGAGAAATGGGATGGACCCCGATGAATGGGACAGGCTGAAATCCCGAATCGACGCGCTGGCGGCATTGCGGCGTATGGAGGATGGGTTCAGTTGA
- the rpoD gene encoding RNA polymerase sigma factor RpoD: protein MAIKTATGTGTTSGEQDGDNALLDTRSGAVKRLIAKGRERGYITFDELNAVLPQDQMSSEQIEDVMAILSEMGIQVVENEDNDEAESPAEKTAEGEEEEAEEEEEAETESGSESATGNVSENLGRTDDPVRMYLREMGSVELLSREGEIAIAKRIEAGRNEMIGGLCESPLTFRAIISWHERLKDGDMLLRDIVDLEAMQADQNGPEGVPAEGEDGEENGEDETDEAEDAEEVDGAEGEGSGLSLSALEEKLKPDILVQFDEIEPLYEKLQKMQDKRLEALVAGEETTDKIEADYQKLRLELVAKVEQVHLHNNRIEELVMQLKELFQSLNAYEGRMLRLAEGCKVSRDDFLLKYRGHELEPGWMDMITTLPGKGWKNLVLKHTDTMNDLRTQVAELAQDTGLSVGEFRRVYATVARGERDSARAKKEMIEANLRLVISIAKKYTNRGLQFLDLIQEGNIGLMKAVDKFEYRRGYKFSTYATWWIRQAITRSIADQARTIRIPVHMIETINKLVRTSRQMLHEIGREPAPEELAEKLGMPLEKVRKVLKIAKEPISLETPIGDEEDSHLGDFIEDKTAIIPLDAAIQTNLREATTRVLASLTPREERVLRMRFGIGMNTDHTLEEVGQQFNVTRERIRQIEAKALRKLKHPSRSRKLRSFLDDN from the coding sequence ATGGCGATTAAGACTGCAACCGGGACGGGCACCACGTCTGGTGAACAGGACGGAGACAACGCACTCCTCGACACCCGCTCCGGCGCTGTTAAACGTCTGATAGCCAAGGGCCGTGAGCGCGGTTACATCACGTTTGATGAGCTGAATGCGGTTCTGCCACAGGATCAGATGTCTTCCGAGCAGATCGAGGATGTCATGGCTATTCTCTCCGAGATGGGCATCCAGGTCGTAGAGAACGAAGACAACGACGAAGCCGAGAGTCCGGCTGAGAAGACGGCCGAAGGCGAGGAAGAGGAAGCCGAGGAAGAGGAAGAGGCTGAAACGGAATCCGGGAGCGAGAGCGCCACTGGAAACGTCAGCGAAAACCTTGGCCGTACCGATGACCCGGTTCGTATGTATCTGCGTGAGATGGGGTCGGTCGAACTCCTCTCCCGTGAGGGCGAAATCGCCATCGCCAAACGCATCGAGGCCGGCCGGAACGAGATGATTGGCGGGCTCTGCGAGAGTCCGCTGACCTTCCGCGCCATTATCTCATGGCATGAGCGCCTCAAGGATGGCGACATGCTGCTGCGTGATATCGTCGATCTTGAAGCCATGCAGGCTGACCAGAACGGTCCGGAAGGCGTTCCGGCCGAGGGTGAGGACGGCGAAGAGAACGGTGAGGACGAGACGGACGAGGCTGAAGACGCAGAGGAAGTCGATGGCGCTGAAGGGGAGGGCAGCGGCCTTTCCCTCTCGGCTCTCGAAGAAAAGCTGAAGCCCGACATTCTTGTCCAGTTCGACGAAATCGAGCCGCTCTACGAGAAGCTCCAGAAGATGCAGGACAAGCGTCTGGAGGCGCTTGTCGCAGGTGAGGAAACCACCGACAAAATCGAAGCCGACTATCAGAAGCTGCGGCTGGAACTGGTGGCGAAGGTTGAGCAGGTTCATCTGCACAACAACCGGATCGAGGAACTGGTCATGCAGCTCAAGGAGCTGTTCCAGAGCCTGAACGCCTATGAAGGCCGGATGCTCCGGCTGGCGGAAGGCTGCAAGGTTTCCCGTGATGACTTCCTGCTGAAATATCGTGGCCACGAGCTTGAGCCGGGGTGGATGGACATGATCACGACGCTTCCGGGCAAAGGTTGGAAAAACCTTGTCTTGAAGCACACTGACACGATGAACGACCTGCGTACGCAGGTGGCCGAACTGGCGCAGGACACCGGTCTGTCCGTTGGTGAATTCCGTCGCGTCTACGCCACTGTCGCCCGTGGCGAGCGCGATTCAGCCCGCGCCAAAAAGGAGATGATCGAGGCCAACCTGCGTCTCGTGATCTCCATCGCCAAGAAATATACCAACCGTGGCCTTCAGTTCCTTGATCTGATTCAGGAAGGCAATATTGGCCTGATGAAGGCCGTGGATAAGTTTGAATACCGTCGCGGTTATAAATTCTCCACGTATGCGACATGGTGGATCCGGCAGGCCATCACACGTTCCATCGCTGATCAGGCGCGCACGATCCGTATTCCGGTGCATATGATCGAGACGATCAACAAGCTGGTTCGCACGTCACGTCAGATGCTGCATGAAATCGGTCGTGAGCCCGCGCCTGAAGAACTGGCTGAAAAGCTGGGAATGCCGCTGGAGAAAGTCCGCAAGGTTCTCAAGATCGCCAAGGAGCCGATCTCTCTCGAAACGCCGATCGGTGACGAGGAAGACAGCCATCTTGGTGACTTCATCGAAGACAAGACGGCCATCATCCCGCTGGATGCCGCCATCCAGACCAATCTGCGTGAAGCGACAACCCGCGTGCTCGCCTCTCTCACCCCGCGTGAAGAGCGTGTCCTGCGTATGCGCTTTGGCATCGGCATGAACACCGATCACACGCTGGAAGAAGTCGGGCAGCAGTTCAACGTGACCCGTGAGCGTATCCGTCAGATCGAAGCCAAGGCGCTCCGTAAGCTCAAGCATCCGAGCCGTAGCCGTAAACTCCGGTCGTTCCTCGACGACAACTGA
- a CDS encoding GNAT family N-acetyltransferase has translation MEPVERVLVDVTFLEMIHPPRFPVIPLPPGFRIEQDHAPTVALYRQLHTDVGGKHCWWMRRVKSDAELAGILAEPRRSFFLLKEDTVVRGFFEFELQPHKTVNLAYFGLMPDMIGKGVGRAFLSQVVAMAWSANPLRVTVNTCTADHRRALPSYLAIGFRMLGVVREEWDIPIRLGLPVPEHLTRL, from the coding sequence ATGGAGCCTGTTGAACGGGTTCTGGTGGACGTCACCTTTCTGGAGATGATCCACCCCCCGAGGTTTCCGGTAATCCCGTTGCCGCCGGGGTTCCGGATTGAACAGGACCATGCGCCGACCGTAGCGTTATACCGTCAGTTACACACGGATGTCGGCGGGAAGCATTGCTGGTGGATGCGTCGGGTTAAATCTGACGCTGAACTGGCGGGTATCCTCGCGGAGCCGAGGCGGTCATTCTTTCTGCTGAAGGAAGATACCGTTGTGCGGGGCTTTTTCGAATTTGAACTCCAGCCGCACAAGACGGTCAATCTCGCCTATTTCGGCTTGATGCCGGATATGATCGGTAAAGGCGTAGGACGCGCCTTTCTGTCTCAGGTCGTTGCCATGGCGTGGTCGGCCAACCCGCTCCGCGTGACAGTCAATACCTGCACGGCGGACCACAGGCGGGCCCTGCCATCCTATCTGGCAATCGGTTTCCGGATGCTGGGCGTCGTCAGGGAGGAATGGGACATCCCCATCCGGCTTGGGCTGCCTGTCCCGGAGCATCTGACCCGGCTCTGA
- the rpsF gene encoding 30S ribosomal protein S6, with protein sequence MPLYETVLIARNDINQQQVEAVAEVIKGILEADGGSIKKQEYWGLRSLAYRIKKNRKGHYLLLGLDAKPETLREVERQLSLNEDILRVLTLRVEEIDENPSPVLSRKGDDRGERGFRGPKPAGRFESGRSSRRSYDDREEYRARDENVEAAAE encoded by the coding sequence ATGCCATTGTATGAAACCGTGCTTATCGCACGTAACGATATCAACCAGCAGCAGGTTGAAGCTGTTGCCGAAGTGATCAAGGGCATCCTTGAAGCTGACGGCGGCTCCATCAAGAAGCAGGAATACTGGGGTCTGCGTTCACTCGCATACCGCATCAAGAAGAACCGCAAGGGCCATTATCTGCTCCTCGGTCTTGACGCGAAGCCCGAGACCCTGCGCGAAGTCGAGCGTCAGCTCAGCCTGAACGAAGACATTCTGCGTGTTCTGACCCTGCGCGTCGAAGAGATCGACGAAAACCCGTCTCCGGTTCTGTCCCGCAAGGGCGATGACCGTGGCGAGCGTGGTTTCCGTGGTCCGAAGCCGGCCGGTCGCTTTGAAAGCGGTCGTTCCTCACGTCGTTCCTACGACGATCGCGAAGAATATCGCGCTCGTGACGAGAACGTCGAAGCTGCAGCGGAGTAA
- the rpsR gene encoding 30S ribosomal protein S18 encodes MSESNEINPGARRVAVGARRPFYRRRKACPFSGPNAPKIDYKDVRLLSRFLSERGKIVPSRITAVSAKKQRELAQAIKRARFLALLPYVVG; translated from the coding sequence ATGTCCGAAAGCAACGAAATCAATCCGGGCGCCCGTCGCGTAGCCGTTGGTGCGCGTCGTCCGTTCTACCGTCGTCGCAAGGCTTGCCCGTTCTCCGGGCCGAACGCGCCGAAGATCGACTACAAGGACGTCCGTCTGCTGAGCCGCTTCCTCTCGGAGCGTGGCAAGATCGTCCCTAGCCGTATCACGGCCGTATCCGCGAAGAAGCAGCGTGAACTGGCTCAGGCCATCAAGCGCGCCCGCTTCCTCGCCCTGCTGCCCTACGTTGTGGGCTGA
- the rplI gene encoding 50S ribosomal protein L9 produces MAATEVILLQRVEHLGQMGDLVKVKPGYARNFLLPQGKAIRANAANRERFERERIQLEAQNVKRREEAERLSERMEGLAVVLIRQAGDGGNLYGSVSTRDIAQATTEAGLTITRNQVFLPHPIKSLGLYDVRVALHPEVSIAVRVNVARTVEEAERQARGEVIGTEEEEETPVLELVEEETASEASAEEEASA; encoded by the coding sequence ATGGCTGCAACTGAAGTTATCCTGCTCCAGCGCGTCGAGCATCTCGGCCAGATGGGTGACCTTGTGAAGGTGAAGCCGGGTTATGCCCGTAACTTCCTTCTGCCACAGGGTAAGGCGATCCGCGCCAATGCTGCGAACCGTGAGCGCTTCGAGCGTGAGCGTATCCAGCTTGAGGCCCAGAACGTCAAGCGTCGTGAAGAGGCCGAGCGTCTTTCCGAGCGTATGGAAGGTCTGGCCGTTGTTCTGATCCGTCAGGCTGGTGACGGCGGCAACCTCTATGGTTCCGTCTCCACCCGTGACATCGCTCAGGCGACGACCGAGGCTGGTCTCACGATCACCCGTAACCAGGTGTTCCTGCCGCACCCGATCAAGTCTCTGGGACTGTATGACGTTCGCGTCGCACTGCATCCGGAAGTCTCCATCGCAGTGCGTGTCAACGTCGCTCGTACGGTCGAAGAGGCCGAGCGTCAGGCGCGCGGTGAAGTGATCGGCACCGAGGAAGAGGAAGAAACACCCGTCCTCGAACTCGTCGAAGAAGAGACTGCTTCCGAGGCTTCGGCTGAAGAAGAGGCTTCCGCGTAA